One Eubacteriales bacterium mix99 genomic window carries:
- the ychF gene encoding redox-regulated ATPase YchF — protein MKLGIIGLPNVGKSTLFNAITKAGAEAANYPFCTIEPNIGMVAVPDERLDKLTEMYHPEKTTPTVIEFVDIAGLVHGASRGEGLGNKFLSQIREVDAIVHVVRCFEDENIVHVEDSIDPVRDMETINLELIFSDLESLEKRMDKARKLQKADKRYRIELDLMERIRDNLEKGIPSRNLSFTEEESRLVDQMFLLTSKPVIYAANIAEEEIGKSPEDLPMVKSVTDQAEKENAEVLIICAKIEEEIAQLEPNEKNAFLQELGIPESGLDRLVRHCYRLLGLISFLTAGPKEVRAWTIKSGTKAPQAAGKIHSDFEKGFIRAEIVPYGTLIRLGSCQAARESGLVRSEGKDYIMKDGDVVLFRFNV, from the coding sequence ATGAAGCTTGGAATCATAGGATTACCAAATGTAGGAAAGAGCACTTTGTTCAATGCAATCACAAAAGCCGGAGCAGAAGCAGCCAATTACCCGTTTTGCACCATAGAGCCCAATATTGGCATGGTAGCTGTTCCGGACGAACGTCTTGACAAGCTGACAGAAATGTACCATCCGGAGAAGACCACACCAACGGTGATCGAATTTGTCGATATTGCCGGCCTGGTTCACGGTGCCAGCCGCGGAGAAGGACTGGGAAACAAGTTTTTGTCCCAGATCCGGGAAGTGGACGCCATCGTTCACGTTGTCCGCTGCTTTGAGGATGAAAATATTGTACATGTAGAGGACAGCATTGACCCGGTCCGGGATATGGAAACCATCAACCTGGAACTCATTTTCTCCGATCTGGAAAGCCTGGAGAAGCGGATGGACAAAGCCCGCAAATTGCAGAAGGCAGACAAAAGATATCGGATTGAGCTGGATTTGATGGAGAGAATAAGGGACAACCTGGAGAAAGGAATTCCTTCCCGCAATCTCTCCTTTACCGAAGAAGAATCCCGTTTGGTGGATCAGATGTTTCTGCTGACTTCCAAGCCGGTGATCTATGCCGCCAATATCGCTGAAGAGGAGATCGGGAAAAGTCCGGAGGACTTGCCCATGGTAAAGTCGGTAACGGATCAGGCGGAGAAGGAAAATGCAGAAGTACTGATTATCTGTGCCAAAATAGAAGAGGAAATTGCACAACTGGAACCGAATGAGAAAAATGCCTTCCTGCAGGAGCTCGGGATTCCGGAATCCGGTCTGGATCGGTTGGTAAGACATTGCTATCGTCTTCTCGGCCTGATCAGTTTTTTAACGGCCGGGCCAAAGGAAGTCCGTGCCTGGACCATAAAGAGCGGGACCAAAGCACCGCAGGCAGCAGGCAAGATCCATTCCGACTTTGAAAAGGGGTTTATCCGGGCAGAAATCGTACCATACGGTACCCTGATCCGTCTGGGCTCCTGCCAGGCTGCCAGGGAAAGCGGGCTGGTGCGTTCAGAAGGAAAGGATTATATCATGAAAGACGGAGATGTTGTTCTGTTCCGATTTAATGTGTGA